From Elephas maximus indicus isolate mEleMax1 chromosome 1, mEleMax1 primary haplotype, whole genome shotgun sequence, a single genomic window includes:
- the LOC126074245 gene encoding class I histocompatibility antigen, Gogo-B*0101 alpha chain-like, whose protein sequence is MAPRTFLLLLSGALALTQTGAGSHSLRYFDTTVSRPGRGEPRYISVGYVDDTQFVRFDSDAANPRMEPRAPWIGQEGPEYWDRNTQIAKDSAQTSRESLRTALGYYNQSDAGSHTIQLMYGCEVSPDGRLLHGYHQYAYDGADYLALNEDLRSWTAADTAAQMSKRKFENRGVAERWRAYLEGTCLQWLGKYLENGKETLQRVDPPKTHMTHHRISDREATLRCWALGFYPAEITLTWQRDGEDQTQDMELVETRPAGDGTFQKWAALVVPTGEEQKYTCRVQHEGLSEPVTLRWELSSQASTPNIGVIAGLLLLGAVVLGVVVAGAVWMWRKKNSGGKGGSYTQGSRSNSDQGSDVSLTASKA, encoded by the exons ATGGCGCCCCGGACCTTCCTCCTGCTGCTCTCGGGGGCCCTGGCCCTGACCCAGACCGGGGCGG GCTCCCACTCCCTGCGGTATTTCGACACCACCGTGTCCCGGCCCGGCCGCGGGGAGCCCCGGTACATCTCCGTCGGCTACGTGGACGACACGCAGTTCGTGCGGTTCGACAGCGACGCCGCGAACCCGAGGATGGAGCCGCGGGCACCGTGGATTGGGCAGGAAGGGCCGGAGTATTGGGATCGGAACACACAGATCGCCAAGGACAGCGCACAGACTTCCCGAGAGAGCCTGCGGACCGCGCTCGGCTACTACAACCAGAGCGACGCCG GGTCTCATACCATCCAGTTGATGTAcggctgtgaagtgagtcccgaCGGGCGCCTCCTCCACGGGTACCATCAGTATGCCTACGACGGCGCCGATTATCTGGCCCTGAACGAGGACCTGCGCTCCTGGACGGCGGCAGACACGGCAGCTCAGATGTCAAAGCGAAAATTCGAGAATCGCGGGGTGGCGGAGCGTTGGAGGGCCTACCTGGAGGGCACATGCCTGCAGTGGCTGGGCAAATACCTGGAGAACGGGAAGGAGACGCTGCAGCGAGTAG ACCCCCCAAAGACACACATGACCCACCACCGCATCTCTGACCGTGAGGCCACGCTGAGGTGTTGGGCCCTGGGCTTCTACCCGGCGGAGATCACCCTGACCTGGCAGCGGGATGGGGAGGACCAGACCCAGGACATGGAGCTTGTGGAGACCCGGCCTGCGGGAGACGGGACATTCCAGAAGTGGGCAGCCCTGGTGGTCCCCACTGGAGAGGAACAGAAATACACATGCCGTGTGCAGCATGAGGGGCTGTCTGAGCCTGTCACCCTGCGATGGG AACTGTCTTCCCAGGCCAGCACCCCCAACATAGGGGTCATTGCTGGCCTCCTTCTCCTTGGAGCTGTGGTCCTTGGAGTTGTGGTGGCTGGAGCTGTTTGGATGTGGAGGAAGAAGAACTCAG GTGGGAAAGGAGGGAGCTACACTCAAGGTTCAC GCAGCAACAGTGACCAGGGCTCAGATGTGTCTCTCACAGCTTCTAAAG CGTGA